The Penicillium digitatum chromosome 6, complete sequence genome contains the following window.
TACAGCCTGTTTTTATGCGTGTAGGCGATTTGCATCTAGGGGGTATAAGACAGATAGTTGAACGCCCAACACATGAACCTGAATCATTCAATCCCCCAAAGCTTCACGGTACGATCGTGACCACAGCTAGCAATCCACTTTGCATCGTCACTGATATCCGTACTGAGAACGTTGCCCGAGTGGCCGCTCAGCGACTTCACAAGGGACCAGTCATCCGCGCTAAAGATGTTGACACACTTATCAAATCCACTGCTCACAAAGAATGTGCCTGATTTCTTGGGTGAGGGCGCTTCCGCTGCTTTATCAGCAGCTAGTGGAGCGCCATCAATGTCCATCCCGCCATCCGTAGAAGGCAAGAATGACGCAGATTCTACACCTTTGTACCAGCGGAGATCCGATACCACGCTCTTGTGGGCACCAATCCCACCAGTCTCCTTCATCTGTCGCAAGTCCCAGCATTTGACCCAGCCATCGCCGGAACCAGACAGCACTCGGTGACCATCCACGCCCCAGTCCATACCGTAGATCTCGCGAATGTGGCCGTCGAGGATCATCACGTTGCGTCCTGTCCGCAGATCCCAGATACGTCCGATGCTGTCGAATCCACCACTAGCCACGAGAGAGCCATCGTTGTTGAACGCCACTGTATAGACCTCTCGCGAATGGCCTTCTTGCAGGAGCAGCTCGGTTGCTGTTTCAATATCCCATAGCCGCCATGAGCTGTCGAAGGATGCCGATGCTGCAAATCTACCTGAAGGGTGGAACTCGGTGCGGCATACACGCCCCGAGTGACCAATTAACGTAGCCAGCGGCTTTTCTTGATCAAGGGCCCAGAGATTAATATTTCCTTCACCGCCTCCGGAGATCAAATTGACAGTCGAGGGTGAGACGTTCGAGCTGGGGAGGGTGGCGCCGGGGAACCACGACAAACCCCCCACTCGATCTGTGTGCGCGTTGAAACTCGCTTTTTCTTCCAGATTGGGCACGCTGAGCAATTTGATCCCACCGCTCCAATTTCCAGCAGCAATTGTCTGTCCATCCGGCGCGAATCGACAAATGCTAACCGGACGATCGCCAGCAATCTGAGACCCGTAAAGATCGAATCCTTGTAGCTTCTCCTTGACAGCTTTGCGATGCTTGATATGCGTCCGAAGTGTAATTGTTGATTCGTCTTTCAGACGGGCCACTCGAGCCTTTGCGCGCGCCAAAGAAAAGCGCGCAATTTCTTTCCGCGCCTCGAGCAAATCGTTCCCGCCCTCTGTGAAAAATTCTTCTTGTTGTTCCCCTTCCTCCtctgcttcttccatttcTATCTCGACTCCGCCTTGTTGCTCCGCCATGTCGGTCAAGAGTTCACGTAGACGATCGCGCCGCTCTGATGGCCCTTCACCAAATAGCGTGATGGGTTCCCCGAGCTCTCGTAGTCGTGCGCGCACTCGTGTGTCATCTGTTGGAACCACCATCGCTGCTGCTCTCCGTTTCCGTTCGAATTGCGATAGAATAGCGGAGGCCCGCTCAGTTGGGATACCCGCTGCCATAGAGGGCATATCGTAGTCTTGGTCCATGGCTATAGTTTGATTAGTGGGCTTCAAACAAAGTTCGAGAATAACTCACGAAGATCGGCATAACTGATGCCCCCCATGTCTGTGTCCTCCGTCTCCTCGACATAAGCCTGACGCGATGGGTGCATCATATTGGGCAAGTGAGAAGCGTATGCTTCTACGGTGACCCAAGAGACAGATTAGATAAAGATTCGCGCTTGGGTAAAAGAAAAGAATTGGGATATCTCGTAGCGAAGAGAGAAAGGTTGGCGGGAGAGAAGGTGTTGCGGGTGGCAGAATAATTGATACACTTTGGCGGTAACACGTTAGAAGAGTGTACAAGTCAACGTCTGATCGAGTTGTATCTATTTGAACACAACCACATATAAGATCCATGATGGTACTCATTCTCCCTctgtatatatatattctaCCCACACCACGCCCAGCCCCACACAGTTTAACAATTTCTGCCTGAGAAATCGGGTATCAAATCAATGACGCCAGGCGACAGGGCGATAAGGGCGGATACTGTCCTATCCGttgatttttggatttttttttatgcctTTTGTTCCCCCTTCTTTTATTCCTCTTGCTCTCAAATATAGGAGACATCTTCTTCACAAGGGGACTATAAATAAACCCCAAGGCCTGCGATGATCCCGAGTGTTTCCTTTAGAGCCTGCACTTCCGCCTGCAGTAGCCTACGAGCCATCGCACTAGATGGCGTCTATTCCATCTCCACCAATCCGAACACATATATACCCTCCCTGTTCAAATTCCAGCATGTCCGCCTCTCATCCCACACTGCAGGACTCAGACCAGACACCCGCCTAAACCCGAATCTAACCCGCCAGCCCTCCCGCCGAGCTTTCCGCTCAACCCCCACGAACAACTTCGAAAATCCCTCCTCTAAACTCTCCTACCGCGTCGCCGTCTCCTCCTCCGGCAAAGGCCGCCGCTTCCACCCCATTAAAAATACATACAACTTCGACCCAACCGCAGATGCCCTAGGCGTCTCAAAAGACAAAAACTCCGTCAGTCGCCGCCGCAACCGCCCAGACTCAGGCGAAGACGCCTTCTTCGTAACCCGCATCGGAAACCGCATCTCAGACCACCAAGACACAAACGCAGAAGCTGTCGCCTTCGGCGTCGCAGATGGTGTAGGCGGCTGGACGGAATCCCGTGTCGACCCGGCGGACTTCTCACACGGCTTGTGCAACTACATGGCGCACACTGCGCAGACATGGCACGAGCCGGCTGAGAGCTTGTGCTCTAAATCCCTCATACAGGCTGGGTACGATCAGGTTGTGGCGGATTCGAACATCCGCGCGGGTGGAAGTACCGCCTCTGTTGGTGTCGCGCTGCCGGATGGACGGGTCGAATTGGCCAATTTGGGTGATTCGGGCTCGGTGTTGTTGCGGAGAGCGGCGGTGCATCATTACTCGGTTCCGCAGACGCATGCTTTCAACACCCCATACCAGCTTAGCGTGATTCCTCCGCGTATGCGCGCCCAGGCGTCTGTCTTTGGTGGGGGGTTTTTGGAGGACTTCCCCCGTGATGCGTCGGTCACGAATTTGCAGATGCAGCATGGGGATGTGCTCATCATTGCTACCGATGGGAtctttgataatctcaataatcaagatatcctcaagctTGTCACCAGCCGTATGCTTCTGACTGGGGCATGGACGGCTACGGAGTCTGGCGTTGGGGTTTCTGAGAATCTGCGTGCGCTGGCTGCGCCGGGTAGATTGGCTGATGCTCTTCCTACTCAGTCGGGCTCGCTGCCTTCCAAGGACCCGGCTAATAACGAGTCCGGACCTGAGGGTGCAGTCACGTTGCAGTCGATTCTCGCAGCGACGATTGCCGGCGAGGCAAAAATTGCTAGTGTCGACTATCGCCGCGATGGGCCCTTTGCTAAGGAGGCTCAGCGCTACCACCCTGGTGACTATTACCGTGGCGGGAAGGTTGATGATATCTGCGTTGTGGTTGTCATCGCTGTCGATGATAACGTTGCTGCCAGAGAGAGGCGTAAGTGATTTATACAAGAAACCTGAAGATTTCATCGAACCGGCGTAacactgtttttttttttttttctcatttATTTTCGAGGAGCATGGTGTATTACTGCATTCATTTGTGAATGGCGTGGGGATTTTTGATTTGTAAAGAGCTAGGCATATCAGCATTTAATGCTTCCCCGTCGATACGTTGACTACATTCAGAGATTTTATAAGCAGAACCCCAATTGCATGGAATTCGACATTCCCAAAGCCTTACCAACATGTTTTCACAACTTACTAATCTACTATTTTACTAATTCAAATGGATCCTTGTATTCAAGAGCTCAATACATGCAGTGAAGAAGACATAGCCTCTCCATCACACACCCTTAGGAACCTTCCTGTTCATTTCCGCGTCATTGAACAACATTCTCTCCGATACGCTGAGCCGAATTTGGTGCACGGCTTGACATCGAAGAGACCATTGGCGTGCAACCTCTAGGCAAGATCCAGAGCTAGGTAAATCCCATGCTCCATGGTCAGGAAACAGGTCAGTGTACAAAAAccgacaaaaaaaaaggaacaatCACATTTTTCAATTGATTCAAAGAAGCCTTGCTGGTTGGTCCAGCCCCATATCCCAGTATtgcattggcaggtgacaaaaaagataaaaaaaaaaaaaacaaaccgGCGGAATCGCGTAGATTGAAAcagagaaaaggaagagaacaATGAGAGCGGAAATGGATAAAAGAAAACAGACATCGCAGAGTCGTGATTCCTAGACCAGTTGAGCAGTAGCCTCGGCGGACTTCTCTTCGGACTTCTCCGTGGGCTCCTCAACTGCCTTCTCCTCAGGCTCAGGGACCTTTTCATCCGCATCGGGCATTGGGGAATCATCATCCTTAGTTGACTTGGACTCGGGctccttttcctcttctgtCTCCAGCTTGGGGGTTTCAACGCCATCCTCCTCCTTGGATCCGTTGACGGCTGGCTTCTCATCCTTGTCCGCCAGGCCGGGAGTGTCCGCGTCTAAGATGTTCTTCCAGCTAGACAAAATGCTCATGGCACGGTGACGGAAGTTAAACTCCTCATCACGGGGAATGGAGTTGAGCTTGACAATCATTTTCAGGACTTTGTTGATCTTGGTGGAACGGATGATCGACACCTCCAAGTCCGAATGCTTCTCCAACTTGTCAAAGTAGCTGGCCATGTTAGCCATTTCATCTTCCTTAGGGGGTTGGTCGCGGGAGATGAAGCCTTTCTGGAGTTTGTGACGGAGGAACAAAACTGTAAGGTATAAGCTGGCCTGGTCGGGCTCGTCGAGGGAGATGGGGGATCGCGtactctctttctccttcttctttctcaactCCTCTGGGTCAATGGGTTTCTCGGATTCTTTGGCATCGGCgctgtctccttcgtcgCTGACAGCGGGAGCCGCCTTGCCCTTCTTGACAGGTGCCTTCTTGGTCTTGCTGGCAGGAGTCTTCTTTCCAGTGTCCTCGGCGGGAGCCTTGGGAGTGGTCAACTTCAGCTTTGTATTAGACTTGGGAGTCTTAGCGGGCTATATTTTCGTGAGCTGAGCGAGATCATCACCATGATCCTGTTAAACATACCTTTTCCGCTTCAGCATCGGTCT
Protein-coding sequences here:
- a CDS encoding Pre-mRNA splicing factor, putative gives rise to the protein MMHPSRQAYVEETEDTDMGGISYADLPMDQDYDMPSMAAGIPTERASAILSQFERKRRAAAMVVPTDDTRVRARLRELGEPITLFGEGPSERRDRLRELLTDMAEQQGGVEIEMEEAEEEGEQQEEFFTEGGNDLLEARKEIARFSLARAKARVARLKDESTITLRTHIKHRKAVKEKLQGFDLYGSQIAGDRPVSICRFAPDGQTIAAGNWSGGIKLLSVPNLEEKASFNAHTDRVGGLSWFPGATLPSSNVSPSTVNLISGGGEGNINLWALDQEKPLATLIGHSGRVCRTEFHPSGRFAASASFDSSWRLWDIETATELLLQEGHSREVYTVAFNNDGSLVASGGFDSIGRIWDLRTGRNVMILDGHIREIYGMDWGVDGHRVLSGSGDGWVKCWDLRQMKETGGIGAHKSVVSDLRWYKGVESASFLPSTDGGMDIDGAPLAADKAAEAPSPKKSGTFFVSSGFDKCVNIFSADDWSLVKSLSGHSGNVLSTDISDDAKWIASCGHDRTVKLWGIE
- a CDS encoding Protein phosphatase 2C-related, whose protein sequence is MIPSVSFRACTSACSSLRAIALDGVYSISTNPNTYIPSLFKFQHVRLSSHTAGLRPDTRLNPNLTRQPSRRAFRSTPTNNFENPSSKLSYRVAVSSSGKGRRFHPIKNTYNFDPTADALGVSKDKNSVSRRRNRPDSGEDAFFVTRIGNRISDHQDTNAEAVAFGVADGVGGWTESRVDPADFSHGLCNYMAHTAQTWHEPAESLCSKSLIQAGYDQVVADSNIRAGGSTASVGVALPDGRVELANLGDSGSVLLRRAAVHHYSVPQTHAFNTPYQLSVIPPRMRAQASVFGGGFLEDFPRDASVTNLQMQHGDVLIIATDGIFDNLNNQDILKLVTSRMLLTGAWTATESGVGVSENLRALAAPGRLADALPTQSGSLPSKDPANNESGPEGAVTLQSILAATIAGEAKIASVDYRRDGPFAKEAQRYHPGDYYRGGKVDDICVVVVIAVDDNVAARERRK